The following are encoded in a window of Chloroflexota bacterium genomic DNA:
- a CDS encoding DEAD/DEAH box helicase, whose translation MGISAPTPIQEETIPQFLAGHDLIGQARTGSGKTLAFAVPLAERCDPSVRRVQALVLVPTRELAIQVAGIVEALASPQGMRVTLLYGGRSLRPEHTALKRGAQIVIGTPGRTLDHLRQGTLDLRGVRVMVLDEADEMLDMGFARDVEAILDRTPPSRQTVLFSATMPSWVAQTAAKHLRNPVTVQVDANVNAPPTVEHLIYSIKRHDKLGALRTLLDDRKDAPVIVFGRTKHGVKKLAKQLAALGYPAGALQGNLSQRARERMMADFRSGTTPVLVATNVAARGLDIQGIEQVINFDLPDSERLFTHRVGRTGRMGRSGEAVTFVTPEEEKKWREIVRGLGRRFIRKPWNAQRAMTQGPDQTPQGRQRGFRRGTPRHRPAFSAPNASAISS comes from the coding sequence ATGGGCATCTCGGCGCCCACGCCCATACAGGAAGAAACCATCCCCCAGTTCCTGGCGGGGCATGACTTGATCGGGCAGGCGCGCACCGGGTCCGGGAAGACCCTGGCCTTCGCGGTGCCCCTTGCCGAACGCTGCGACCCGTCGGTCCGCCGGGTCCAGGCCCTCGTGCTCGTGCCCACGCGCGAGCTGGCCATACAGGTGGCCGGCATCGTTGAGGCTTTGGCCTCGCCACAGGGGATGCGCGTCACATTGCTCTACGGCGGCCGGTCGTTGCGGCCGGAACACACGGCATTGAAACGCGGCGCCCAGATCGTCATCGGCACGCCGGGCCGCACGCTTGACCACCTCCGGCAGGGCACGCTCGATCTGCGCGGCGTGCGGGTCATGGTCTTGGATGAAGCGGATGAAATGTTGGATATGGGGTTCGCCCGTGACGTTGAGGCCATTCTCGACCGGACGCCCCCCAGCCGCCAGACGGTGCTCTTTTCAGCGACGATGCCAAGCTGGGTGGCGCAGACGGCGGCCAAGCACCTGCGCAACCCGGTGACGGTTCAGGTGGACGCGAACGTGAATGCGCCGCCCACCGTCGAGCACCTGATTTACTCGATCAAGAGGCACGACAAGCTGGGCGCGCTCCGGACCCTGCTCGATGATCGAAAAGACGCGCCGGTCATCGTGTTTGGACGGACCAAGCACGGTGTGAAGAAGCTGGCCAAACAGCTCGCGGCGCTGGGCTATCCCGCCGGCGCGCTGCAAGGCAATCTCAGCCAGCGCGCACGCGAGCGCATGATGGCGGACTTCCGGTCTGGGACTACGCCGGTGCTCGTGGCAACAAACGTCGCTGCGCGAGGGTTGGACATCCAGGGTATCGAGCAGGTCATCAACTTTGACCTGCCCGACTCCGAGAGACTCTTCACCCACAGGGTCGGACGAACCGGCCGCATGGGCCGCTCCGGCGAGGCCGTGACCTTCGTCACGCCAGAAGAAGAAAAGAAGTGGCGGGAGATTGTGCGCGGACTCGGCCGCCGCTTTATCCGTAAACCGTGGAACGCGCAGCGGGCGATGACGCAAGGCCCAGATCAGACGCCGCAGGGGCGGCAGCGGGGGTTCCGCCGCGGAACGCCACGGCACCGCCCGGCCTTTTCCGCCCCCAACGCTTCAGCCATCTCCAGCTAG
- a CDS encoding DUF5069 domain-containing protein: MDLTRDVPRSPYASLGGIVFLPRAIDKARADAAGALGEYLSRHGFSVELFEFLGIEVDDFHTAVAANATDAEMLAWVQANMTERSDDEIAAWNEMMMTRGPPTPEWEAWYREFLDNIGHGHRTDVTRHFDRLDLDEGRDVPLGGRR, encoded by the coding sequence ATGGACCTCACGCGTGACGTGCCGCGCAGTCCCTATGCCTCGCTGGGCGGCATCGTGTTCTTGCCGCGCGCCATCGACAAGGCCCGCGCCGATGCGGCCGGCGCCCTGGGCGAATACCTGTCGCGGCACGGGTTTTCCGTCGAACTGTTCGAGTTCCTGGGCATCGAGGTCGACGACTTTCACACCGCGGTGGCAGCGAACGCCACCGACGCCGAGATGCTGGCGTGGGTCCAGGCCAACATGACCGAGCGGTCGGACGACGAGATCGCCGCCTGGAACGAAATGATGATGACTCGCGGGCCGCCGACGCCGGAGTGGGAGGCCTGGTACCGCGAGTTCCTGGATAACATCGGCCACGGACATCGCACCGACGTGACGCGGCACTTCGACCGGCTGGACCTGGACGAGGGCCGAGACGTGCCGCTGGGAGGTCGCCGCTAG
- a CDS encoding TIGR00266 family protein: protein MQYQIKGTITPHLEVQLGPGETVFTESGVMAWMDESIEMNTGGSGGLGGMFGRMISGEGLFVTKFSSQSGGGMVAFTPEAPGTVIPIELGAGESIIAQKDAFLVAEESVTFEVTFNRKLGAGLFGGEGFIMQKFTGPGTMFAAIGGEVQEYDLASGQTLKVDTGHLAMFEPSVTYDITRVKGVTNMLFGGEGLFLATVTGPGKVWLQRMPLSNLAGAIMRFLPKPRAGGD from the coding sequence ATGCAATACCAAATTAAGGGCACGATCACACCGCACCTCGAAGTTCAACTCGGACCGGGCGAGACCGTCTTCACCGAGTCGGGCGTCATGGCCTGGATGGACGAGAGCATCGAGATGAACACCGGCGGCTCCGGCGGCCTTGGCGGGATGTTCGGCCGCATGATCTCCGGCGAAGGCCTGTTCGTGACCAAGTTCAGCAGCCAATCGGGCGGCGGCATGGTGGCCTTCACGCCCGAAGCTCCGGGGACGGTCATCCCGATCGAGCTGGGCGCCGGCGAGTCGATCATTGCGCAGAAGGATGCCTTCCTCGTCGCGGAGGAGTCGGTGACCTTCGAAGTCACGTTCAACCGCAAGCTCGGCGCCGGACTCTTCGGCGGCGAGGGCTTCATCATGCAGAAGTTCACCGGTCCGGGAACCATGTTCGCGGCCATCGGCGGCGAGGTGCAGGAATACGACCTGGCCTCCGGGCAGACGCTCAAGGTCGACACCGGCCACCTGGCCATGTTCGAGCCCAGCGTCACCTATGACATCACGCGGGTGAAGGGCGTGACCAACATGCTCTTCGGGGGCGAGGGACTGTTTCTCGCCACAGTCACCGGGCCCGGCAAGGTCTGGCTGCAGCGCATGCCGCTCTCCAACCTCGCGGGCGCCATCATGCGCTTCCTGCCCAAGCCGCGCGCCGGCGGGGACTAG
- a CDS encoding polyprenyl synthetase family protein produces MTTSAAAPAELFERYRDDVDAALRAVFNGLDSPLATMARYQLGWVDAEGHPVQANRGKALRPTLCLLTCEALGGDVEAALPAAAGVELLHNFSLVHDDVMDNDLLRRHRPTVWAVWGQAKAIDAGDFMHVLATLSVLRAGTPHDARAARDAVEVLTLGCRRMTEGQYLDMAYEDEDAVTVEDYLRMIDLKTAALIGTSMELGAVFAGNDPTVREAVREAGRALGAAFQIRDDFLGIWGDPDATGKSVESDIQKRKKTLPIVHAMTEGAPADRDRLRTALADLDVPPDTAEIVALLERSGSRAYAESLAEEYHAVTRDLLSDVPLSAWGGEALGALAAFTARRTV; encoded by the coding sequence ATGACCACCAGCGCCGCCGCGCCGGCCGAGCTGTTCGAGCGCTACCGGGACGACGTGGACGCCGCGTTGCGAGCGGTCTTCAACGGCTTGGATTCGCCACTGGCCACCATGGCGCGCTATCAGCTTGGCTGGGTCGATGCAGAGGGCCACCCGGTGCAGGCCAATCGCGGCAAGGCGCTGCGCCCCACGCTGTGCCTGCTCACCTGCGAGGCCCTGGGCGGCGACGTCGAGGCGGCGCTGCCGGCGGCGGCGGGCGTGGAGCTGCTGCACAACTTCTCGCTGGTGCACGACGACGTGATGGACAACGATCTCCTGCGGCGCCACCGCCCCACCGTGTGGGCGGTGTGGGGGCAAGCCAAGGCCATTGACGCGGGCGACTTCATGCACGTGCTCGCCACGCTCAGCGTCCTGCGGGCGGGCACGCCGCACGACGCCCGCGCCGCGCGCGACGCCGTGGAAGTGCTGACCCTGGGCTGCCGACGCATGACCGAGGGGCAATACCTGGACATGGCCTATGAGGACGAGGATGCGGTGACGGTCGAGGACTATCTGCGCATGATCGACCTCAAGACCGCGGCGCTAATCGGCACGTCCATGGAGCTGGGCGCGGTCTTCGCCGGCAACGATCCGACGGTGCGCGAGGCGGTGCGCGAGGCCGGCCGGGCGCTAGGCGCCGCCTTTCAGATTCGCGACGACTTCCTGGGCATTTGGGGCGACCCCGACGCGACCGGCAAATCCGTCGAGAGCGACATTCAGAAACGCAAGAAGACCCTGCCCATCGTGCACGCGATGACCGAGGGCGCCCCGGCCGACCGCGACCGCCTGCGAACCGCGCTCGCCGATCTGGACGTTCCGCCGGACACCGCGGAGATCGTCGCGCTGCTCGAGCGGTCGGGCTCACGCGCCTACGCGGAATCGTTGGCCGAGGAGTATCACGCCGTGACCCGCGATCTTCTCTCGGACGTGCCGCTCAGCGCCTGGGGCGGCGAAGCCCTGGGCGCCCTGGCGGCGTTCACCGCGCGGCGAACGGTCTAG
- a CDS encoding SDR family NAD(P)-dependent oxidoreductase: MNIRGSTALVTGATAGIGRATAIALARAGARVIATGRDPQALAAIRDATGGTAVAADLADPADIEQLAAAALGEPAPVDILVNNAGIGWEGPFAAMPPDKIDDLAAVNLLGAVRLTRALLPSMLERGRGHIVNVASIAGHVGVRDEALYAATKAALLAFSEGLRYEVQQSGVRVSTVSPGVVDTEFFARRGSPFRRRRPRPIPPERVAEAIVRAIERERDEVVVPGWLRLPIWLHGVWPGLYRTLARRFG; this comes from the coding sequence ATGAATATTCGCGGATCGACGGCCTTGGTGACGGGCGCCACGGCAGGTATCGGCCGCGCGACGGCCATTGCCCTGGCGCGGGCCGGTGCGCGCGTGATCGCCACGGGGCGCGATCCCCAGGCGCTTGCCGCGATCCGCGATGCCACCGGCGGCACGGCCGTAGCCGCGGACCTGGCGGACCCGGCGGACATCGAGCAGCTGGCCGCGGCGGCGTTGGGGGAACCCGCGCCGGTGGACATCCTTGTCAACAACGCCGGCATCGGCTGGGAAGGACCGTTCGCCGCGATGCCGCCCGACAAGATCGACGACTTGGCGGCGGTGAACCTGCTGGGCGCGGTGCGGCTCACGCGCGCGCTGCTGCCGTCCATGCTGGAGCGCGGGCGCGGCCACATCGTGAACGTCGCGTCGATCGCAGGGCACGTGGGCGTCCGCGACGAGGCGCTCTACGCCGCCACCAAGGCCGCCCTGCTCGCGTTCAGCGAGGGCCTGCGCTACGAGGTCCAGCAATCCGGTGTGCGGGTGTCAACCGTGTCGCCCGGCGTCGTGGACACGGAGTTCTTCGCGCGGCGCGGCAGCCCGTTTCGCCGCCGCCGCCCCCGACCCATCCCGCCGGAGCGCGTGGCCGAGGCCATCGTGCGCGCCATCGAGCGCGAACGCGACGAGGTCGTCGTGCCCGGCTGGCTGCGACTCCCCATCTGGCTCCACGGGGTGTGGCCAGGGCTCTACCGGACGCTGGCGAGGCGGTTTGGGTAG
- a CDS encoding YvcK family protein — translation MRSRRWLTLGIGVKRYILLIFAGTVILALALAMFLAYVYRTIDVPGPAGSVVYYMTLQFIEHPFRSLVVGGLGLAGVVAGGFLLGRTVLSVVVSPDDNIAETLYQSRRLQRGPRIVAIGGGTGLGILLRGLKEHTNNITAVVTVADDGGSSGRLREEFGLAPPGDVRQCLAALADSESLMNEVMNYRFSRGGGLQGHSLGNLLIAATTELKGGHFEDGVRALSDVLRVRGRILPSTHSDIRLVGELADGRIVRGESKLRSSGQPISRVFIEPRHVAANSAAIQEILAADMVVLGPGSVFTSVIPNLLVGRLTTAIRASRAVKVYVCNVATELGETDDFGPAEHVYCCTRHVGPDLFQYMLGNSNTQVELPEGSGTRLVTCDPATQVELLDAGVQAVLADVVDPAAPHHHEPHALAAALIDLYEQASQNKATLVALAETR, via the coding sequence ATGCGCTCACGACGTTGGTTAACCCTCGGCATCGGCGTCAAGCGCTACATCCTCCTCATCTTCGCCGGCACGGTCATCCTGGCGCTAGCGCTGGCCATGTTCCTGGCCTACGTCTACCGCACCATCGACGTGCCGGGACCGGCCGGCTCGGTGGTCTACTACATGACCCTCCAGTTCATCGAGCATCCCTTCCGATCGCTGGTGGTCGGCGGGTTGGGGCTGGCGGGGGTCGTCGCCGGCGGGTTCCTTCTGGGGCGCACGGTGCTTTCGGTGGTCGTGAGCCCCGACGACAACATTGCCGAGACCCTCTACCAAAGCCGTCGGCTGCAGCGCGGTCCGCGCATCGTGGCCATCGGCGGCGGCACGGGGCTCGGCATCCTGCTGCGAGGGCTCAAAGAGCACACCAACAACATCACCGCCGTGGTGACAGTGGCGGACGACGGCGGCAGCTCGGGACGGCTGCGGGAGGAGTTTGGCCTGGCCCCGCCGGGCGACGTGCGCCAGTGCCTGGCCGCCCTGGCCGATTCCGAGTCGTTGATGAACGAGGTGATGAACTATCGCTTCAGCCGGGGCGGCGGACTCCAGGGGCACAGCCTGGGCAATCTGCTCATCGCGGCGACCACCGAGCTCAAGGGCGGGCACTTCGAGGACGGCGTGCGAGCGCTCAGCGACGTGCTGCGGGTGCGCGGGCGCATCCTGCCCTCCACGCACTCCGACATCCGGCTGGTGGGCGAGCTGGCCGACGGGCGCATCGTCCGCGGCGAGTCCAAGCTGCGGTCGTCCGGCCAGCCCATCTCGCGCGTATTCATTGAGCCGCGGCACGTGGCGGCCAATTCGGCGGCCATTCAGGAGATCCTGGCGGCGGACATGGTGGTGCTGGGTCCGGGAAGCGTCTTCACCAGCGTGATTCCCAACCTGCTGGTGGGTCGGCTGACCACCGCGATCCGCGCCTCGCGCGCCGTCAAGGTCTATGTGTGCAACGTGGCCACCGAGCTTGGAGAGACGGACGACTTTGGACCCGCCGAGCACGTCTACTGCTGCACGCGGCACGTCGGGCCCGATCTGTTCCAATACATGCTGGGCAACAGCAACACGCAGGTTGAGCTGCCCGAGGGCAGCGGCACCCGGCTGGTCACCTGCGATCCGGCCACGCAGGTGGAGCTGCTGGACGCGGGCGTGCAGGCGGTGCTGGCCGACGTGGTGGACCCGGCGGCGCCGCATCACCACGAGCCGCACGCGCTGGCGGCGGCGCTGATTGACCTCTACGAGCAGGCCTCGCAGAACAAGGCCACGCTGGTCGCGCTGGCGGAGACGCGCTAG
- a CDS encoding L-threonylcarbamoyladenylate synthase, with the protein MSRSTLPTEAAIDRCAQVIAGGGVAVVPTDTLYGLAACITNAEAVARVAAIKGRALGTGMPVLLASSEQVAVVGTDAPFLDELGAAFWPGGVTLVIPARPEIDSRITDARRTVAVRVPGMAVTREICRRAGAPITGTSANRHGDPPPTTAAEARAALGNAVDALLDGGPVGGTASTIVDLTGDRPRILRAGAVSWDDLRRIAPTIANTPSGAP; encoded by the coding sequence ATGAGTCGCTCCACGCTACCCACCGAGGCAGCCATCGACCGCTGCGCCCAAGTCATCGCCGGCGGCGGGGTGGCGGTGGTGCCCACCGACACGCTTTACGGCCTGGCAGCCTGCATCACCAACGCTGAGGCGGTGGCGCGCGTGGCCGCCATCAAGGGCCGCGCGCTCGGAACCGGCATGCCCGTGCTGCTGGCTTCGTCGGAGCAGGTCGCGGTCGTTGGCACTGACGCGCCCTTTCTCGACGAGCTTGGCGCCGCCTTCTGGCCGGGCGGCGTGACCCTGGTGATCCCGGCCCGGCCCGAAATCGACTCGCGCATCACCGACGCGCGCCGCACGGTGGCGGTGCGCGTGCCGGGCATGGCGGTTACGCGCGAGATCTGTCGACGGGCGGGCGCTCCGATCACCGGCACCAGCGCCAACCGCCACGGCGACCCGCCGCCCACCACCGCCGCCGAAGCCCGCGCCGCGCTTGGCAACGCCGTGGACGCGCTGCTGGACGGCGGACCTGTTGGCGGCACCGCCTCCACCATCGTGGATCTCACCGGCGACCGCCCGCGCATCCTCCGTGCCGGCGCGGTCTCCTGGGATGACCTGCGCCGCATTGCGCCCACCATCGCGAATACGCCGAGCGGCGCGCCCTGA
- a CDS encoding NYN domain-containing protein — MDANLYVDGFNLFYRALRHTPWRWLDLQALSLCLFEPEFTLRRIRYFTALIRSGSHNPQKEIRQQTYLRALRTIPQLDIHEGRFQSNTAKRPLAAPRSDGQEFVRVIETREKGSDANLAAYLTRDAAKRDSQAAFVVTGDSDFVDVIRMVRREFNFPVHVIDPQQHVSRRLRDAATSYRLLDHSLLPECQFPVKLLDSHGTIARPSAWRASGER, encoded by the coding sequence GTGGACGCCAACCTCTACGTGGACGGATTCAACCTCTTCTATCGGGCGCTGCGACACACGCCTTGGCGCTGGCTTGACCTGCAAGCTCTTAGCCTCTGCCTGTTCGAGCCCGAATTCACGCTCCGCCGCATCCGCTATTTCACGGCGCTCATCAGGAGCGGATCCCATAATCCACAGAAGGAGATTCGGCAGCAGACCTACCTGCGCGCGCTGCGCACGATCCCACAGTTGGACATTCACGAGGGGCGTTTCCAGTCAAACACTGCGAAGCGGCCGCTGGCAGCCCCGCGATCAGACGGGCAAGAGTTCGTCAGAGTCATCGAGACTCGAGAGAAGGGCTCGGACGCCAACCTGGCGGCCTATCTCACGCGCGACGCCGCCAAACGCGACAGCCAGGCCGCGTTCGTCGTCACCGGCGACTCCGACTTCGTGGATGTCATTCGCATGGTGCGCCGGGAGTTCAACTTTCCCGTCCATGTGATCGACCCGCAGCAACACGTGAGCCGCCGCTTACGAGACGCGGCAACCAGCTATCGACTCCTTGACCACTCCCTGCTTCCTGAGTGTCAGTTCCCCGTCAAGCTCTTGGATTCCCACGGCACGATCGCGCGGCCGTCAGCGTGGCGGGCCTCCGGCGAGCGGTGA
- a CDS encoding mandelate racemase/muconate lactonizing enzyme family protein: protein MRIRRVESIRLDQYLLVEIETDSGLTGLGEAGAWGFLEASEAAIEKFARYLVGKDPLRIEHHWQYLYRWSAFRGSAVMAAISAIDIALWDIAGKHFDAPVHQLLGGQVRDRARVYAHVFGDTREKLLRGIAEARDAGFTAVGHLTPFLDEPYERPFFQTHARKVGDAIDAVRQYRELVGDEVDLCIEIHRRMTPAEAVQLGRGIEPFHPFFFEDPVMPDNLDEMAYVAANTAVPIATGERLTSLWEFDMLLRRNAARYVRPDVCVVGGITAMKKIAALAEAQHVGVVPHNPLSPVCTAASLQVAACIPNLALVEYPSGEDDFPKRDMVTGIAEHDGQGYLLIPDRPGIGVELKPDARTKVPYVPREVHTRLHVDGSVVDQ from the coding sequence ATGCGCATCCGCCGCGTCGAATCCATTCGGCTCGACCAGTACTTGCTGGTCGAGATTGAGACCGACAGCGGGCTCACGGGTCTGGGCGAGGCCGGCGCCTGGGGATTCCTGGAAGCCTCGGAAGCCGCCATCGAGAAGTTCGCCCGCTACCTGGTCGGCAAGGACCCGCTGCGGATCGAGCATCACTGGCAATACCTCTATCGCTGGAGCGCCTTTCGCGGCTCGGCGGTCATGGCGGCCATCAGCGCCATCGACATCGCCCTCTGGGACATCGCCGGCAAGCACTTCGACGCGCCCGTCCATCAGCTGCTCGGGGGACAGGTGCGCGACCGCGCCCGGGTGTATGCGCACGTCTTCGGCGACACGCGCGAGAAGCTGCTGCGCGGCATCGCCGAGGCCCGCGACGCCGGCTTCACCGCCGTGGGGCACCTCACGCCATTCCTCGACGAGCCCTACGAGCGGCCCTTTTTCCAGACCCACGCCCGCAAGGTCGGCGACGCCATCGACGCCGTGCGGCAGTACCGCGAGCTGGTCGGCGACGAGGTGGACCTGTGCATCGAAATCCACCGCCGCATGACGCCGGCGGAGGCGGTGCAGCTGGGACGCGGCATCGAGCCGTTCCACCCGTTCTTCTTCGAAGACCCGGTGATGCCGGACAACCTGGACGAGATGGCCTACGTGGCGGCCAACACCGCCGTGCCCATCGCCACCGGCGAGCGGCTCACGTCGCTGTGGGAGTTCGACATGCTGCTGCGCCGCAACGCGGCCCGCTATGTGCGGCCGGACGTGTGCGTGGTGGGCGGGATCACGGCCATGAAGAAGATCGCCGCGCTGGCGGAGGCGCAGCACGTGGGCGTGGTGCCGCACAACCCGCTCAGCCCGGTGTGCACGGCGGCGTCATTGCAGGTCGCGGCCTGCATTCCCAACCTGGCGCTGGTGGAATATCCCAGCGGCGAGGACGATTTCCCCAAGCGGGACATGGTGACGGGTATCGCCGAGCACGACGGGCAGGGCTATCTGCTGATTCCGGACCGCCCGGGCATCGGCGTGGAGCTGAAGCCCGACGCGCGCACCAAGGTTCCCTACGTGCCCCGCGAGGTGCACACGCGGCTGCACGTGGACGGCTCGGTGGTGGACCAGTAG
- a CDS encoding AbrB/MazE/SpoVT family DNA-binding domain-containing protein, with protein MPESGISSTGRTTLPKAVREALGVGPGDRVRYFVVDGEVRIRAVRPIQHLYGVLSHDGPPVTLDDMQQAVVDGATDR; from the coding sequence ATGCCGGAATCAGGCATTTCATCCACGGGGCGGACCACCTTGCCGAAGGCAGTTCGGGAAGCCCTGGGCGTTGGACCAGGAGACCGCGTGCGCTATTTCGTTGTGGATGGCGAGGTGCGCATCCGTGCCGTGCGTCCAATCCAACATCTCTACGGCGTGCTCAGCCACGATGGTCCGCCGGTGACGCTGGACGACATGCAGCAGGCCGTCGTCGACGGTGCGACGGATCGGTAG
- a CDS encoding type I restriction enzyme HsdR N-terminal domain-containing protein: MSAVRDVLPNIRELIERYEGMGITEMETRASLINPLLNALGWRVGDLEQVRQEYGFQGSDSRVDYALMEAGKPSLFVEAKALGKNLGDQKWASQIVSYATMAGVEWVVLTDGNDYRIYNTHAPVPVSEKLFHAVRVTDDNHSVSEVLDLLSRSGRPKDRLKAQWRAQFVDRQVHKALNRLFGRVPDESFVRLLREGEAELTDEDVASSLRRVRAHFEFPLVHGGVPDPEPEPKPKPKPVDAQPNRVTSRLVRVRHLIAEGIIQPPLELQSRYRGQAYTARIETDGSIKFQERVFQSLSLAGNAVWLAGGYRGKGPAANGWNFWRFTDSDGQVKKMDVLRQRYLSGGGSDGS; encoded by the coding sequence GTGAGCGCTGTGCGGGATGTGTTGCCGAACATTCGCGAGCTCATCGAGCGCTATGAGGGAATGGGCATCACCGAAATGGAAACCAGAGCCAGCCTGATCAACCCATTGCTCAACGCTCTTGGCTGGCGCGTCGGGGACCTTGAGCAAGTTCGGCAGGAATACGGTTTCCAAGGCTCCGACAGCCGAGTTGACTATGCACTGATGGAGGCTGGAAAGCCGAGCCTCTTCGTGGAGGCCAAGGCGCTGGGCAAGAACTTGGGCGATCAAAAGTGGGCAAGCCAGATCGTGAGCTACGCCACCATGGCGGGCGTGGAATGGGTCGTGCTGACCGACGGCAACGACTACCGCATCTATAACACCCACGCGCCCGTTCCGGTGAGCGAGAAGCTCTTTCATGCCGTTCGGGTGACTGATGACAACCACAGCGTCAGTGAGGTTCTCGATTTGCTATCCCGCAGCGGGCGACCCAAGGACCGGCTGAAGGCACAGTGGCGCGCGCAATTCGTTGACCGGCAGGTGCACAAGGCGCTGAATAGGCTGTTCGGCCGCGTGCCGGATGAATCCTTCGTGCGCTTGCTGAGAGAGGGCGAGGCCGAACTGACGGATGAGGATGTGGCTTCAAGTCTGCGTCGGGTGCGGGCGCACTTCGAGTTTCCGCTGGTGCACGGCGGCGTGCCCGATCCCGAGCCTGAGCCGAAACCCAAGCCGAAGCCAGTGGACGCGCAGCCGAATCGTGTAACTTCGCGACTCGTTCGAGTTCGGCACCTCATTGCTGAGGGGATCATTCAGCCGCCGCTCGAATTGCAGAGTAGGTATCGCGGACAGGCCTACACGGCGCGGATAGAAACCGACGGCAGCATCAAGTTTCAGGAAAGGGTGTTCCAGTCGCTGTCACTTGCCGGAAATGCGGTGTGGCTTGCTGGCGGCTATCGCGGCAAGGGCCCTGCTGCTAACGGTTGGAACTTTTGGCGATTCACCGATTCCGACGGCCAAGTCAAGAAGATGGATGTCTTGCGCCAGCGGTACTTGTCTGGGGGCGGGTCCGATGGGTCGTGA
- a CDS encoding Cof-type HAD-IIB family hydrolase, producing MSQSPSPAIQLLALDLDGTIVSGEQGVTPRVRTAIRRAQARGVAVTIATGRMFRSARRFARDLDVTAPIICYQGALVRDPENGETLHSSVLPVQPGLDVVAYAKTRRWHINAYVDDELYMEAATPEGRFYAETSDVPIRLIPDLAAAVHRGTTKLVIVADEADVPAIVNDLDERFRSVLDITRSHPRFAEAIGQDVSKGQALHLLARALGIAPEATMAIGDNLNDLDLVTAAGVGVAMGDGDPRVRAAADWVTGTYADDGTALAIERFVLGEDGAP from the coding sequence GTGAGCCAATCCCCGTCTCCCGCGATCCAGCTGTTGGCCTTGGACCTGGACGGCACCATCGTCAGCGGCGAGCAGGGCGTCACGCCGCGGGTGCGGACGGCCATTCGCCGCGCCCAGGCGCGGGGCGTGGCCGTGACCATTGCCACCGGGCGCATGTTTCGCTCGGCGCGGCGGTTCGCCCGCGACCTGGACGTCACCGCGCCGATCATCTGCTACCAGGGCGCGCTGGTGCGCGACCCCGAAAACGGCGAGACCCTGCACTCGAGCGTGCTGCCGGTCCAACCCGGGCTGGACGTCGTGGCGTATGCCAAGACGCGCCGCTGGCACATCAACGCCTACGTCGACGACGAGCTCTACATGGAGGCGGCCACGCCCGAGGGCCGCTTCTACGCCGAGACCTCCGACGTGCCGATCCGCCTGATCCCCGATCTCGCGGCCGCCGTGCACCGCGGTACCACCAAGCTGGTGATCGTGGCCGACGAGGCCGACGTGCCGGCGATCGTGAACGACCTCGATGAGCGCTTCCGATCGGTGCTGGACATCACTCGCTCCCATCCACGCTTCGCGGAAGCGATCGGGCAGGACGTGAGCAAGGGCCAGGCCCTGCACTTGCTCGCGCGGGCGCTGGGCATTGCGCCCGAGGCGACCATGGCGATCGGCGACAACCTGAACGACCTCGATCTCGTCACGGCGGCCGGCGTCGGCGTGGCCATGGGCGACGGTGATCCGCGCGTGCGGGCCGCCGCCGATTGGGTCACCGGGACCTACGCGGACGACGGCACGGCGCTGGCCATCGAACGGTTCGTGCTGGGCGAGGACGGGGCGCCGTGA